Proteins encoded by one window of Ascochyta rabiei chromosome 1, complete sequence:
- a CDS encoding oligosaccharyl transferase glycoprotein complex, beta subunit, with product MIMRWLLSFVVLAIAAVVKAASFTGNRLLVVLDEQAEREKYSVFLEDLTARGFHTTVESPKGDKVALFKHDERTYDHVLLLPAKSKGLGPALTANSLLEFVKKDGNILVALSSEQATPTAVQSLLLELDINIPSDKGALIVDHFNYDSVSAADKHDVLLLPFPAALRSGVQNYFGGEGHIAVPRAVGQVLGNDSPLLSPILRAPSTAYSYNPKDEAEAVEDPFAVGQQLSIVSAIQAHNSARLTVLGSAELLQNKWFAEKAKLGDKAVTTANREFATKLSAWAFKETGVLKVGKVIHYQDDGASKKLNSSIPESNPTIYRVKSDVHYQVEISEYSNDRLIPFVPAVNDNIQLEFSMLSPFHRLNLSPISQTANSTVFGVAFKTPDQHGIFNFRVNYRRPFVTNIDEKRQVTVRHFAHDEWPRSWQISGAWVWIGGIWVTIAGWLAFVAVWLYSAPSEKSAKKTQ from the exons ATGATCATGAGGTGGCTACTTTCATTCGTGGTCTTGGCCATTGCTGCCGTGGTGAAGGCGGCGAGTTTCACAGGCAACAGGTTGCTGGTTGTGCTCGACGAGCAGGCCGAGCGCGAGAAGTACAGCGTGTTCCTCGAGGATCTGACAG CCCGCGGTTTCCACACGACCGTTGAATCGCCCAAGGGTGACAAGGTCGCTCTCTTCAAGCACGACGAGCGAACTTACGACCACGTCCTCCTGCTCCCCGCAAAGTCGAAGGGTCTCGGCCCAGCTCTGACCGCCAACAGTCTCCTCGAATTCGTAAAGAAGGACGGGAACATCCTTGTCGCGCTCTCCAGCGAACAAGCCACCCCTACCGCTGTACAGTCTCTCCTCCTCGAGCTCGACATCAACATCCCCAGTGACAAGGGTGCATTGATCGTCGATCACTTCAACTACGACTCCGTGTCCGCAGCGGACAAACACGATGTTCTACTACTTCCGTTTCCCGCTGCGCTCAGGTCAGGTGTTCAGAACTACTTCGGTGGAGAGGGGCACATCGCAGTCCCCCGCGCAGTTGGCCAAGTCCTCGGAAACGATTCCCCTCTTCTCTCTCCTATTCTCCGTGCACCAAGCACAGCATACAGCTACAACCCCAAGGACGAGGCTGAGGCTGTGGAGGACCCCTTCGCTGTTGGTCAGCAGCTGAGCATCGTCTCCGCCATACAGGCTCACAACTCGGCACGCCTGACCGTTCTTGGATCAGCTGAGCTGCTTCAAAACAAGTGGTTCGCTGAGAAGGCCAAGCTAGGCGATAaggctgtaacaactgcCAACCGCGAATTTGCTACCAAGCTGTCCGCATGGGCCTTCAAGGAGACTGGTGTCCTGAAGGTCGGCAAGGTCATCCACTATCAGGATGACGGTGCTAGCAAGAAGCTGAACTCCAGCATTCCCGAGAGCAACCCCACCATCTACCGCGTGAAGAGCGATGTG CACTACCAGGTGGAGATTTCTGAATACTCTAACGACCGCCTCATCCCCTTCGTCCCCGCCGTGAACGACAATATTCAGCTCGAGTTCAGCATGCTTTCGCCCTTCCACCGCCTCAACCTCTCCCCTATCTCGCAGACTGCCAACTCCACCGTCTTTGGTGTAGCGTTCAAGACCCCCGATCAGCACGGTATCTTCAACTTCCGTGTGAACTACCGTCGACCTTTCGTCACGAACATCGACGAGAAGCGACAGGTTACAGTCAGGCACTTTGCTCACGATGAGTGGCCAAGGAGTTGGCAGATCAGCGGTGCTTGGGTCTGGATTGGTGGCATCTGGGTTACCATTGCCGGCTGGTTGGCATTTGTAGCTGTCTGGTTGTACAGCGCGCCATCTGAGAAGAGCGCGAAGAAGACACAGTAA
- a CDS encoding n19m, NADH-ubiquinone oxidoreductase 9.5 kDa subunit: MSGIPPSPRFYQQPLRYLKWASFNKPAYFYSIVVGCAGPILVFTVPSIRRYLGEEPIPKIPLTYPIPKGQRPRPTGFDDE; the protein is encoded by the coding sequence ATGTCCGGCATCCCGCCCTCCCCCCGCTTCTACCAGCAGCCGCTGCGCTACCTCAAATGGGCCTCGTTCAACAAGCCTGCATACTTCTACAGCATCGTCGTTGGCTGCGCTGGCCCTATTCTGGTCTTCACCGTACCATCGATCAGGAGGTACCTGGGCGAGGAGCCGATTCCTAAGATCCCGTTGACATACCCGATCCCCAAGGGCCAAAGACCAAGGCCAACCGGATTTGACGATGAGTAG
- a CDS encoding phospholipid-translocating ATPase rsb1 encodes MNQAEDVEIILGHKRRYKFHSGTLARNSTLFAEMLSERNAAKLSSRARSAGVKIRWMVELTRLPDEQFPAGHLELVELTSTGERADGRSGLVVNENGRIPQANQAFANYESILYAFYNKELAVDDTDMSAALFDCYQLLQISDYLGCTGLISKPIEVALFKHGQDLFRAIQGVPYAWIELAYRIRSELIFRECVVHLVGNWKVFKTKYNMIDRLRDIPSVRGLVENYHHILLEKCKSLELSVLSHYPQVIRLPSEDLPIKRESYGKDILVWMALTFFRHWVSQRLITGKGRDAPDCGYELFFALGNGGDAYMDKSVINQFHTRFPMTKKAMNVLENHLYEFKECIKKVVDDSKVLRSHCQLDVHRFPVKYLTCTEFARDDFPWLKEERETRVMPAKRTYKLGGNEIARSNLETVRKLQRSFSGERQEELEYSEEEEVVVVVEPEYESETGKRMRYE; translated from the exons ATGAACCAAGCAGAAGATGTTGAGATCATCCTCGGTCATAAACGCCGTTACAAATTTCACTCCGGCACACTCGCAAGGAACTCCACCCTCTTCGCTGAGATGCTGAGCGAGCGCAATGCTGCAAAGCTCAGTAGCCGTGCCAGAAGTGCCGGGGTTAAAATACGCTGGATGGTTGAGCTCACACGACTACCTGATGAACAATTTCCTGCTGGCCATCTTGAACTCGTG GAGCTCACATCTACGGGCGAGCGCGCGGATGGCCGTTCAGGCCTGGTTGTGAACGAAAATGGCCGCATACCTCAAGCTAATCAGGCATTTGCCAACTACGAATCAATCTTGTACGCCTTTTACAACAAGGAGCTTGCTGTGGACGACACGGATATGTCCGCCGCCCTGTTCGATTGCTATCAGCTTCTTCAGATCTCGGATTACCTTGGCTGTACCGGGCTAATCTCTAAGCCAATCGAAGTCGCGCTCTTCAAACACGGCCAAGATCTCTTTCGTGCGATCCAGGGTGTGCCGTATGCCTGGATCGAATTGGCGTATCGCATTCGTAGCGAGCTGATCTTCAGGGAGTGCGTCGTACACCTCGTTGGTAACTGGAAAGTCTTCAAGACCAAATACAACATGATCGACCGTCTCCGTGATATACCCAGTGTGCGCGGCCTGGTCGAAAACTACCACCACATCCTCCTCGAGAAGTGCAAGAGCCTCGAACTCAGTGTTCTCTCGCATTACCCACAGGTCATACGTCTCCCCTCTGAAGATCTGCCTATCAAGCGCGAATCCTATGGAAAAGACATCCTGGTGTGGATGGCACTAACCTTCTTCCGTCACTGGGTCTCTCAACGCCTCATCACGGGCAAAGGTCGAGATGCTCCAGACTGCGGGTACGAGCTGTTCTTCGCACTTGGTAATGGCGGCGACGCGTACATGGACAAATCAGTCATCAATCAGTTTCATACCCGTTTCCCCATGACCAAGAAAGCCATGAACGTGCTTGAAAACCATTTGTACGAATTCAAAGAGTGCATCAAGAAGGTTGTTGACGATAGCAAGGTGCTAAGGAGTCACTGTCAGCTCGACGTGCACCGCTTTCCAGTCAAGTATCTGACCTGCACGGAGTTCGCAAGGGACGATTTCCCGTGGTTGAAAGAGGAGCGGGAGACAAGAGTTATGCCGGCGAAGAGAACGTACAAGCTAGGCGGGAACGAGATTGCAAGGTCAAACCTGGAAACCGTAAGGAAGTTGCAGAGGAGTTTTAGTGGAGAAAGGCAGGAGGAGTTGGAGTACagtgaggaggaggaggtggtggtggtggtggagccTGAGTATGAGAGTGAGACGGGCAAACGTATGAGGTACGAGTAG